In a single window of the Pseudomonas sp. B21-015 genome:
- a CDS encoding VRR-NUC domain-containing protein, translating to MALLPVIVNPLDDPFYYLNNFMQVLDWLEHRYADVLSIEEQDFIRDFNRLPREPRALLVRMVMRKGVHFRAGKLSYVEIGDIASAAAPLLALGWIDDQLPLPIEEVFEVLLKAEILQCFGAAIDQPKGKKSDWLPALSEQFRQAQRFAQWCPALDDRLFSLTIMGLCDRLRLMFFGNLYQDWSEFVLADLGIYTYEKVEFCAESRGLRSREDVDACLFLHSCQQRFEAGEDVAAIVEQINGLELANPWLQRRRGKLLFQIAQHCERLADFSTALGLYRDCAYPGARLRLIRVLERCGEFQLAMDLAAHAEQAPESATEHQHLLRVLPRLRRKLGGPPIKRPAPRAMQRLDLQLPRHDPALSVEYYVQAHLADESAPVHYVENSLINSLFGLLCWPAIFAPLPGAFFHPFQRGPVDLHNEDFHARRADLFQACLDELDDGRYAQTIRERYNAKWGVQSPFVFWGVLSEELLEQALDCLPAEHLKHWFNRLLLDIKANRAGMPDLIQFWPQHKTYRMIEVKGPGDRLQDNQLRWLEFCHEHQMPIAVCYVQWAEQGA from the coding sequence ATGGCCCTTTTGCCCGTGATTGTAAATCCTCTCGACGACCCGTTCTATTACTTGAACAACTTCATGCAAGTGCTTGATTGGCTTGAGCATCGTTATGCCGATGTACTCAGCATCGAAGAACAGGACTTCATCCGCGACTTCAATCGGCTGCCCCGCGAGCCCCGGGCCTTGCTGGTCAGAATGGTGATGCGCAAGGGCGTGCATTTCAGGGCCGGCAAACTGAGTTACGTCGAGATCGGCGACATCGCCAGCGCCGCGGCGCCGCTGCTGGCATTGGGCTGGATCGATGATCAGTTGCCATTGCCCATCGAGGAGGTGTTCGAAGTGCTGCTCAAGGCCGAGATTCTCCAGTGTTTTGGCGCAGCCATCGATCAACCGAAAGGCAAGAAGAGCGATTGGCTGCCGGCCCTGAGCGAGCAGTTTCGCCAAGCGCAACGTTTTGCCCAGTGGTGCCCGGCACTGGATGACCGATTATTCAGCCTGACCATCATGGGCCTGTGCGACCGCCTGCGCCTGATGTTCTTCGGCAACCTTTACCAGGACTGGTCGGAGTTCGTTCTGGCCGACCTTGGCATCTACACCTACGAGAAAGTCGAGTTTTGCGCCGAATCCCGAGGCTTGCGCAGTCGCGAGGACGTCGACGCGTGCCTGTTCCTGCACAGCTGTCAGCAGCGTTTCGAGGCCGGTGAGGACGTGGCGGCGATCGTCGAGCAGATCAACGGACTGGAACTCGCCAATCCCTGGCTGCAAAGACGTCGGGGCAAGCTGCTGTTCCAGATCGCTCAGCACTGCGAACGCCTCGCGGATTTTTCCACCGCCCTGGGCCTCTACCGCGATTGCGCCTACCCCGGCGCGCGTCTGCGGCTGATTCGCGTGCTGGAGCGCTGTGGTGAATTTCAACTGGCCATGGATTTGGCCGCACACGCCGAGCAAGCCCCGGAAAGCGCCACCGAGCATCAGCATTTATTGCGTGTGCTGCCCAGACTGCGGCGCAAACTGGGCGGGCCGCCGATCAAGCGGCCAGCCCCGCGGGCCATGCAGCGTCTGGACTTACAATTGCCCCGGCACGATCCGGCGTTGTCGGTGGAGTATTACGTTCAAGCGCACCTGGCGGACGAGTCGGCGCCGGTGCATTACGTCGAGAACAGCCTGATCAACTCGCTGTTCGGGCTGCTGTGCTGGCCGGCGATCTTCGCCCCGTTGCCGGGGGCGTTTTTCCACCCGTTCCAGCGCGGGCCCGTGGACCTGCACAACGAAGATTTCCATGCGCGGCGCGCGGATCTGTTCCAGGCCTGCCTCGATGAACTTGATGACGGGCGTTACGCCCAGACCATCCGCGAGCGATACAACGCCAAGTGGGGCGTGCAGTCACCGTTCGTATTCTGGGGCGTGCTGAGCGAGGAACTGCTGGAGCAGGCGCTCGACTGTCTACCCGCCGAACACCTCAAGCACTGGTTCAATCGACTGCTGCTCGACATCAAGGCCAACCGCGCCGGCATGCCGGACCTGATCCAGTTCTGGCCGCAACACAAAACCTACCGAATGATCGAAGTCAAAGGCCCCGGCGATCGCCTGCAAGACAATCAATTGCGCTGGCTGGAGTTTTGTCACGAGCACCAGATGCCTATTGCCGTTTGCTACGTGCAATGGGCGGAGCAGGGCGCTTGA
- a CDS encoding YgdI/YgdR family lipoprotein yields MNFKTLGLPLAAAAFLALAGCSTPTVVTLQNGTQYLTKDMPNTKGKDGFFEFEDISGAKVKVRADDVATVRKED; encoded by the coding sequence ATGAATTTCAAGACTCTGGGTTTGCCCCTGGCGGCAGCGGCCTTTTTGGCCCTGGCCGGTTGCTCGACGCCAACGGTCGTGACCCTGCAGAACGGCACCCAGTATTTGACCAAGGACATGCCGAACACCAAGGGCAAGGACGGTTTCTTCGAGTTTGAAGATATTTCCGGAGCGAAGGTGAAAGTCCGCGCCGATGACGTGGCCACGGTTCGCAAGGAGGACTGA
- a CDS encoding polyurethanase, producing MGVYDYKNFDTADSKALFSDAMAITLYSYHNLDNGFATGYQQNGFGLGLPATLVTALIGGTDSQGVIPGIPWNPDSEKAALDAVQKAGWTPITAAQLGYDGKTDARGTFFGEKDGYTSAQVEILGKYDAQGHLTEIGIAFRGTSGPREIQIGDSIGDVINDLLAALGPKDYAKNYVGEAFGNLLGNVAAFAQANGLSGKDVLVSGHSLGGLAVNSLADLSSNKWSGFYQDSNYIAYASPTQSSNDKVLNIGYENDPVFRALDGSSFNLSSVGVHDAAKDSTTDNIVSFNDHYASTAWNVLPYSILNIPTWISHLPTGYGDGMTRVLESTFYDLTSKDSTIIVANLSDPARSNTWVQDLNRNAETHKGSTFIIGSDGSDLIQGGKGNDYLEGRDGNDTFRDGGGYNILLGGKGSNVLDLQQSVKNFVFANDGAGNLYVRDANGGISITRDIGSIVTKEPGFLWGVFKDDVTHSVTANGLSVGSNLTQYASSVKGTTGADTLKAHATGDWLFGLDGNDHLLGSTGNDVFVGGAGNDLMESGGGVDTFLFSGAFGQDRVVGYQANDKLVFLGVQGVAPNDDYRAHATAVGQDTLLTFGSDSVTLVGVGLDSLSGSGVVIA from the coding sequence ATGGGTGTGTATGACTACAAAAACTTTGATACAGCAGACTCCAAGGCGTTGTTCAGCGACGCCATGGCGATCACGCTGTATTCCTATCACAACCTCGACAACGGTTTCGCCACCGGTTACCAGCAAAACGGTTTCGGCCTGGGCTTGCCGGCAACACTGGTCACCGCGCTGATTGGTGGCACCGATTCCCAGGGGGTCATCCCCGGCATTCCCTGGAACCCCGATTCGGAAAAGGCCGCACTCGACGCCGTGCAAAAAGCCGGCTGGACGCCGATCACCGCCGCGCAACTGGGCTATGACGGCAAGACCGACGCTCGCGGAACCTTCTTCGGCGAGAAGGACGGTTACACCAGCGCTCAAGTAGAGATCCTTGGCAAGTACGACGCCCAGGGCCATCTCACCGAAATCGGCATCGCCTTTCGCGGCACCAGCGGCCCGCGAGAAATCCAGATCGGCGACTCCATCGGTGATGTGATCAACGATTTGCTGGCGGCATTGGGGCCCAAGGATTACGCGAAAAACTACGTGGGCGAGGCCTTCGGCAATTTGCTCGGCAACGTCGCGGCATTTGCCCAGGCCAATGGGCTGTCGGGCAAGGACGTGCTGGTCAGCGGCCACAGCCTCGGCGGGTTGGCGGTCAACAGCCTGGCGGACTTGAGCAGCAACAAATGGTCAGGGTTCTACCAGGATTCCAACTACATCGCCTACGCCTCGCCGACCCAAAGCAGCAACGACAAAGTGCTGAACATCGGTTATGAAAACGACCCGGTGTTCCGTGCCCTCGATGGCTCGTCGTTCAACCTGTCCTCGGTAGGCGTGCACGATGCCGCCAAGGATTCGACGACCGATAACATCGTCAGCTTCAACGACCACTACGCCTCGACGGCGTGGAACGTGCTGCCGTATTCCATCCTCAACATTCCCACCTGGATCTCGCACTTGCCCACCGGTTACGGCGACGGCATGACCCGGGTGCTGGAGTCGACGTTCTACGACCTGACCAGCAAGGATTCGACGATCATCGTCGCCAACCTCTCGGACCCGGCGCGCAGCAACACCTGGGTCCAGGACTTGAACCGCAACGCCGAAACCCACAAAGGCAGCACGTTCATCATCGGCAGCGACGGCAGTGATCTGATCCAGGGCGGCAAAGGCAACGACTACCTGGAAGGTCGCGACGGTAACGACACCTTCAGGGATGGCGGTGGCTACAACATCCTGTTGGGCGGCAAGGGCAGCAACGTGCTGGACCTGCAGCAGTCGGTGAAGAACTTCGTCTTTGCCAATGACGGTGCCGGCAACCTGTACGTGCGCGATGCCAATGGCGGCATCAGCATCACCCGTGACATCGGCAGCATCGTCACCAAGGAGCCGGGGTTTCTCTGGGGCGTGTTCAAGGATGACGTGACCCACAGCGTCACCGCCAATGGCCTCTCCGTCGGTAGCAACCTGACCCAGTACGCCTCAAGCGTGAAGGGCACCACCGGAGCCGACACCCTCAAGGCCCACGCAACGGGCGACTGGCTGTTTGGCCTCGATGGCAACGACCATTTGCTCGGCAGCACCGGCAACGACGTGTTTGTCGGCGGCGCGGGTAATGACCTGATGGAGTCGGGCGGCGGAGTCGATACGTTCCTGTTCAGCGGCGCGTTTGGCCAGGACCGGGTGGTGGGCTATCAAGCCAACGACAAACTGGTGTTCCTCGGGGTTCAGGGCGTTGCGCCGAACGACGACTACCGGGCCCATGCCACGGCGGTGGGGCAGGATACGTTGCTGACGTTTGGCAGTGATTCGGTGACCCTGGTGGGGGTTGGGCTGGACAGTTTGTCCGGAAGTGGGGTTGTGATCGCCTGA
- a CDS encoding polyurethanase → MGLFDYKNAGSEAGKALYSDAIALTLYAYTPTGQPLPATAWAPIGAAALGYQGKVGPQGTFYGEKDGFTSAEAEILGKYDGAGKLIGLGIAFRGTGGLGYSDTFGDMKNNLLAAVGPADYATNYAKNAFDTLLKNVAAFAIAHGLSAKDVLVSGHSLGGLGVNSLAELSGNNWGGFFKDANYIAFASPTQSATGNNVLNIGYENDPVFRVLDGTTFSSGSLGKHDGHQDSATNNIVNFNDQYASTAQNLVPFSILNPLNWSAHGSLGYADGLNRVIDSRFYDLTDKDSTLIVSNLSESSRGTTWVEDLGRSGEPHTGSTFIIGTDSNDLLKGGVGNDFIEGRDGNDRFRDDGGYNLLLGGKGSNTFELQKPLQNFSFANDGDGTLYVRDAYGGISITRDIGALVSKESGSWWGSKDITYNVTANGLLNGSELTHYNHSLNGDAYGNTLAASVDGDWLFGNAGDDLLRSDKSHVTFVGGAGNDVMHASGGDNNTFLFSGAFGFDAINGYQGSDKLVFMGVQGAGQGYDYTQHATQAGNDTVLKIGDYAVTLVGVGLDNLSASGITFA, encoded by the coding sequence ATGGGACTGTTTGATTATAAAAATGCCGGCAGTGAGGCCGGCAAGGCGTTGTACTCCGACGCGATCGCGCTGACGCTCTACGCGTACACGCCCACCGGCCAGCCATTGCCGGCAACCGCTTGGGCACCGATTGGCGCGGCAGCGTTGGGCTATCAGGGCAAGGTCGGGCCTCAAGGCACCTTCTATGGCGAGAAGGACGGCTTCACCAGCGCTGAAGCCGAAATCCTCGGTAAATACGACGGGGCAGGGAAGCTGATCGGCCTCGGTATCGCCTTTCGTGGCACCGGCGGCCTGGGGTATAGCGACACCTTCGGCGACATGAAAAACAACCTGCTGGCCGCAGTCGGCCCGGCGGATTACGCGACGAACTACGCGAAAAACGCCTTCGATACCTTGCTCAAAAACGTCGCCGCGTTTGCCATCGCCCACGGCCTGAGCGCCAAGGACGTGCTGGTCAGCGGGCACAGCCTCGGCGGGTTGGGCGTCAACAGCCTGGCGGAGTTGAGCGGCAATAACTGGGGCGGCTTCTTCAAGGACGCCAACTACATTGCCTTCGCCTCGCCGACCCAAAGCGCCACCGGCAACAACGTGCTGAACATCGGCTACGAAAACGACCCGGTGTTTCGCGTGCTCGACGGCACCACCTTCAGCAGTGGCTCGCTGGGCAAGCACGACGGTCACCAGGATTCGGCGACCAACAACATCGTCAACTTCAATGACCAATACGCCTCCACCGCGCAGAACCTGGTGCCGTTCAGCATTCTCAATCCGCTGAACTGGTCGGCCCACGGTTCGTTGGGCTATGCCGACGGCTTGAACCGGGTGATCGACTCGCGCTTCTATGACCTCACCGACAAGGACTCGACGCTGATCGTTTCCAATCTGTCGGAATCGTCCCGAGGCACCACTTGGGTCGAAGACCTGGGCCGCAGCGGTGAGCCGCACACCGGCAGCACGTTCATCATCGGCACCGACAGCAATGACTTGCTCAAGGGCGGCGTGGGCAATGACTTCATCGAAGGTCGTGATGGTAACGACCGCTTCCGCGATGACGGCGGCTACAACCTGCTGCTGGGTGGCAAGGGCAGCAACACCTTCGAGCTGCAAAAACCGCTGCAGAACTTCAGTTTTGCCAATGACGGCGATGGCACGCTGTATGTGCGTGACGCCTACGGCGGCATCAGCATCACCCGCGACATCGGCGCGCTGGTGAGCAAGGAGTCGGGTTCGTGGTGGGGCAGCAAAGACATCACCTACAACGTCACCGCCAATGGCTTGCTCAATGGCAGCGAACTGACGCACTACAACCATTCGCTCAACGGCGACGCCTATGGCAATACGCTGGCGGCCAGCGTCGACGGTGACTGGCTGTTCGGCAACGCCGGCGACGATCTGCTGCGCAGCGACAAAAGCCATGTGACCTTCGTCGGTGGCGCGGGCAATGACGTGATGCATGCCTCGGGCGGCGACAACAACACCTTCCTGTTCAGCGGCGCCTTCGGCTTCGACGCGATCAATGGCTACCAGGGCAGCGACAAACTGGTGTTCATGGGCGTCCAGGGCGCGGGGCAGGGTTATGACTACACCCAGCATGCGACCCAGGCCGGCAATGACACTGTGCTCAAGATTGGCGATTACGCCGTAACGCTGGTGGGCGTAGGTCTGGATAATCTTTCGGCTTCGGGAATTACGTTTGCGTAA
- a CDS encoding TolC family outer membrane protein, whose protein sequence is MFGCMKKLSLLAATLGLLTCNSAMAMGPFDIYEQALRNDPVFLGAIKERDAGLENRAIGRAGLLPRLGYNYNKGRNSSKVTQLNDRGNSQSEDRNYSSYGSTLTLQQPLLDYEAYAAYRKGVAQSLFADENFRGKSQELLVRVLENYTKALFAQDQIDIARAKKKAFEQQFQQNEQMFRQGEGTRTDILEAESRYELATAEEIEARDEQDAALRELGALIGVAAIDIGDLTPLDQNFQTFTLQPANYDTWHEMAVANNPNLASQRQAVEVARYEVERNRAGHLPKVNAYASMRQNESESGNTYNQRYDTNTIGIEVNMPLYAGGGVSASTRQASRTMEQAEYELDGKTRETLIQLRRQFSACLSGVNKLRAYQKALTSAEALVVSTKQSILGGERVNLDALNAEQQLFTTRRDLAQARYDYLMAWTKLHYYAGTLSEQDLAKVDEAFGQGPKTQ, encoded by the coding sequence ATGTTCGGTTGTATGAAAAAGCTTTCCCTGCTCGCAGCGACCCTGGGGTTGCTGACGTGCAACAGCGCGATGGCCATGGGACCGTTCGACATTTACGAGCAAGCCTTACGCAATGATCCGGTGTTCCTCGGTGCCATCAAGGAGCGCGATGCGGGCCTTGAAAACCGTGCCATCGGCCGCGCCGGGCTGTTACCGAGGCTGGGTTACAACTACAACAAGGGCCGTAACTCCTCCAAGGTCACGCAACTGAATGACCGCGGTAACAGCCAGAGTGAAGATCGCAACTACAGCAGCTACGGCTCGACCTTGACCTTGCAACAGCCATTGCTCGATTACGAGGCTTACGCGGCGTATCGCAAAGGCGTGGCGCAATCGCTGTTTGCTGATGAAAACTTCCGGGGCAAGAGCCAGGAGCTGCTGGTTCGGGTGCTGGAGAACTACACCAAGGCGTTGTTCGCTCAGGACCAGATCGACATTGCGCGAGCGAAGAAAAAAGCCTTCGAGCAGCAGTTTCAGCAGAACGAGCAGATGTTCCGCCAAGGGGAGGGCACGCGCACCGATATCCTCGAAGCCGAGTCCCGTTACGAACTGGCGACCGCCGAGGAAATCGAGGCGCGTGACGAACAGGATGCAGCTCTGCGGGAACTGGGCGCCCTGATTGGCGTAGCCGCCATCGACATTGGCGACCTGACGCCACTGGACCAGAACTTCCAGACCTTCACCCTGCAACCGGCCAATTACGACACCTGGCACGAGATGGCGGTGGCCAACAACCCGAACCTGGCCTCCCAGCGTCAGGCGGTGGAAGTGGCGCGCTACGAGGTCGAGCGCAACCGCGCCGGGCACCTGCCGAAAGTCAACGCCTACGCCTCGATGCGCCAGAACGAATCGGAAAGCGGTAACACCTATAACCAGCGCTACGACACCAACACCATCGGCATCGAAGTCAACATGCCGCTGTACGCCGGTGGCGGCGTCTCGGCCTCGACCCGGCAGGCCAGCCGCACCATGGAACAGGCTGAGTACGAACTGGACGGCAAGACCCGGGAAACCTTGATCCAGTTGCGCCGCCAGTTCAGCGCCTGCCTGTCGGGGGTCAACAAGTTGCGGGCTTATCAGAAGGCCCTGACGTCGGCCGAAGCGCTGGTGGTCTCGACCAAGCAAAGCATTCTGGGCGGCGAACGGGTCAACCTCGATGCGCTCAACGCCGAACAACAACTGTTTACCACCCGCCGGGACCTGGCCCAGGCGCGCTACGACTATTTGATGGCCTGGACCAAATTGCACTACTACGCCGGCACCTTGAGCGAGCAGGACCTTGCCAAGGTGGATGAGGCGTTCGGCCAAGGCCCGAAAACTCAGTAG
- a CDS encoding HlyD family type I secretion periplasmic adaptor subunit codes for MSSARMNNDSEATMEHDYIAERPERDARFFARMGWILAIVSAGSFFTWASLAPLDQGIPVQGTVVVSGKRKAVQSMSSGVISQILVREGQVVKQGQPLFRLDQTQVAADVQSLQAQYRMAWASLARWQSERDNLKQVNFPAELSNDPDPRLALVLEGQRQLFSSRREAFFREQAALRANIEGAGAQLAGMRRARTDLTAQASSLQQQLSNLQPLADNGYIPRNRLMEYQRQLSQVQQQLAENTGESGRVEQGILESRLKLQQHSEEYQKEVRSQLADAQLKSVTLEEQLTSAGFDLQHSEIIATADGIAVNLGVHTEGAVVRQGDTLLEIVPQGTSLEVEGHLPINLIDKVGTHLPVDILFTAFNQSRTPRVPGEVSLISADQMVDEKTGAPYYVLRSSVSDQAMEKLNGLVIKPGMPAEMFVRTGERSLLNYLFKPLLDRAGSALTEE; via the coding sequence ATGAGCAGCGCACGCATGAACAACGACAGCGAAGCGACGATGGAACACGATTACATTGCCGAACGCCCTGAGCGCGACGCCCGTTTCTTCGCCCGCATGGGCTGGATTCTGGCGATTGTCAGCGCCGGCAGTTTTTTCACCTGGGCGAGCCTGGCGCCGCTCGATCAAGGCATTCCGGTGCAGGGCACCGTGGTCGTTTCGGGTAAGCGCAAAGCCGTGCAATCGATGAGCAGCGGCGTGATCAGCCAGATTCTGGTGCGCGAAGGGCAAGTGGTGAAGCAGGGCCAGCCGCTGTTCCGCCTCGACCAGACCCAGGTCGCCGCCGACGTGCAATCGCTGCAAGCGCAATACCGCATGGCGTGGGCCAGCCTGGCGCGCTGGCAGAGTGAACGGGACAACCTCAAGCAGGTGAATTTCCCCGCCGAACTGAGCAACGATCCTGATCCGCGCCTGGCCCTGGTGCTTGAAGGCCAACGGCAATTGTTCAGCAGCCGTCGCGAAGCCTTTTTCCGTGAGCAAGCCGCCCTGCGCGCGAACATCGAAGGTGCCGGCGCGCAACTGGCCGGCATGCGCCGCGCGCGCACCGACCTGACGGCCCAGGCCAGTTCCCTGCAACAACAGTTGAGCAATCTTCAGCCCTTGGCAGACAACGGCTACATCCCGCGCAACCGCTTGATGGAATACCAGCGTCAGCTGTCGCAAGTGCAGCAACAGCTGGCCGAGAACACCGGCGAAAGCGGTCGGGTGGAGCAGGGCATCCTCGAATCCCGGCTGAAGCTGCAACAGCACAGCGAGGAATACCAGAAGGAAGTGCGCAGCCAACTGGCCGACGCGCAGCTCAAAAGCGTGACCCTGGAAGAGCAACTGACTTCCGCCGGCTTCGACCTGCAACACAGCGAAATCATCGCCACCGCCGACGGCATCGCCGTCAACCTTGGGGTTCACACCGAAGGCGCGGTGGTGCGCCAGGGCGACACCCTGCTGGAGATCGTCCCGCAAGGCACGAGTCTTGAGGTGGAAGGGCATTTGCCGATCAACCTGATCGACAAAGTCGGCACGCACTTGCCGGTGGACATCCTGTTCACCGCGTTCAACCAGAGCCGCACCCCGCGAGTGCCGGGTGAAGTCAGCCTGATCTCCGCCGACCAGATGGTCGATGAGAAAACCGGTGCGCCGTATTACGTGCTGCGCAGCAGCGTCAGCGATCAGGCCATGGAAAAACTCAACGGCCTGGTGATCAAACCCGGCATGCCGGCAGAGATGTTCGTGCGCACCGGTGAACGTTCACTCCTCAACTATTTGTTCAAACCGCTGCTCGACCGGGCAGGCTCCGCGTTGACCGAGGAATAA